From a single Nicotiana tomentosiformis chromosome 2, ASM39032v3, whole genome shotgun sequence genomic region:
- the LOC138905162 gene encoding uncharacterized protein, which produces MLYHPDKANIVADALSRKSMGSLSHVEADKVKMTKYLCQLASLQVRLVDAEGGRILRESIPQQQQPLFELTRDGVLRYQGRLCVPSVGELRAKILSEAHYSRYAVHPGATKMYRDLRQIYWWYGMKKDIAELSERTIQTVEDMLRACVLDFKGSWDNHPPLIEFAYNNSFQASIQMAPYEALYGRKCRSPIGWFEVGETELLGPNLVLQAMEKVKLIRDRLRTAQSRQKSYADVRR; this is translated from the exons ATGTTATATCATCCCGACAAAGCTAATATTGTTGCTGATGCCCTTAGCCGGAAGTCCATGGGCAGTCTAAGCCATGTTGAAGCTGATAAGGTCAAGATGACCAAATATCTATGCCAGTTAGCTAGTTTGCAGGTGCGTTTGGTAGATGCAGAGGGTGGACGCATTCTGAGGGAAAGTATTCCACAGCAGCAACAACCTTTATTTGAGCTAACTAgagatggagtccttagatacCAGGGCCGCTTATGTGTACCGTCAGTAGGAGAGCTTCGTGCCAAGATTCTTTCGGAGGCCCATTATTCTAGATATGCAGTTCATCCcggagcgacaaagatgtatcgggaccttcgacagatctattggtggtatggaatgaaaaaagatatcgcGGAGCTG tcagagcgtactattcagacagttgaggatatgttacgtgcctGCGTGCTAGATTTTAAAGGAAGTTGGGATAATCATCCACCTCTTATTgagttcgcttataataacagcttccaagctagtattcagatggctccttacgaaGCACTATACGGGCGAAAGTGTAGGTCGCCGATCGGTTGGTTCGAGGTCGGGGAAACAGAGTTGCTAGGTCCTAACTTAGTCCTGCAAGCAATGGAAAAGGTAAAACTTATTAGAGACCGGCTGCGTACAGCACAAAGTCGGCAAAAGTCTTATGCAGATGTTCgacgatga
- the LOC138905163 gene encoding uncharacterized protein, whose translation MDPGSTFSYITPFIAGKLDMRSELLPQPVEVSTPVGDSIVANHVYRDCTVLINDRPTSVDLVELVMLDFDVIMGMDWLVACYDNIDCRAKLVRFHFPGEPVLEWKGNAATPKGKFISYLRARKFIAKGCIYHLVHVRDIDKEPATLQSVPIVNEFPTVFPDELPGIPPKGKSISL comes from the coding sequence ATGGATCCCGGCTCTACATTTTCatatattactccatttattgctGGTAAGCTTGACATGAGATCTGAGTTGTTGCCACAGCCAGTTGAGGTGTCTACGCCAGTTGGCGACTCTATTGTAGCTAATCATGTCTATCGAGATTGTACAGTGTTAATTAATGACCGTCCAACCTCTGTTGATTTAGTTGAATTGGTTATGCTAGACTTCGATGTcattatgggtatggattggttggtaGCTTGTTATGATAATATTGATTGTCGTGCAAAGTTGGTCCGATTTCATTTTCCTGGTGAGCCTGTCCTTGAATGGAAAGGTAATGCAGCCACGCCCAAGGGTaagtttatttcataccttagggctcggaagtttattgctaaaggttgtatataccatctggttcatgttagggatatagataaggagccagcgactcttcagtcggttcctattgtgaatgaattcccgacGGTATTCCCTGACGAGCTTCCAGGAATTCCCCCGAAAGGGAAATCGATTTCGCTATAG